From a region of the Mycolicibacterium sp. MU0050 genome:
- a CDS encoding siderophore-interacting protein yields MAGRPLHTFEVVRTEWITPHMVRVVLGGKGFDAFTPKDFTDSYLKIAFVPADVDVAALDGPLTLDSFGPDQRPVVRTYTVRRVDPVARELTIDFVVHGERGVAGPWAAAAKPGDVLYVTDPNGAFAPDPAADWYLFAGDEAALPAISTALEALPSDAVGYAFIEVADQDDELELSAPEGVTVTWVYRGGRADLVSDEKAGDNAPLIDAVKSASWLPGQAQVFIHGEAQAVMHNLRPYIRKEREVPAKWASSISGYWRRGRTEETFRQWKRELAEAEAAQPAGDLPR; encoded by the coding sequence GTGGCAGGCCGTCCTTTGCACACCTTCGAGGTGGTGCGCACCGAGTGGATCACACCCCATATGGTGCGGGTGGTCCTGGGCGGTAAGGGATTTGATGCCTTCACCCCGAAGGACTTCACCGATTCGTACCTGAAGATCGCGTTCGTGCCGGCCGATGTCGACGTGGCCGCCCTCGACGGGCCGCTGACGCTGGACAGTTTCGGTCCCGATCAGCGTCCGGTGGTCCGCACCTACACCGTCCGCCGGGTCGACCCGGTGGCCCGCGAGCTGACCATCGACTTCGTGGTGCACGGCGAGCGTGGCGTGGCCGGGCCGTGGGCGGCGGCGGCCAAACCCGGTGACGTCCTCTACGTGACCGATCCCAACGGGGCGTTCGCCCCCGATCCGGCCGCAGACTGGTACCTGTTCGCCGGCGACGAGGCCGCGTTGCCGGCCATCAGCACCGCGCTGGAGGCGCTGCCGTCCGACGCCGTCGGCTACGCCTTCATCGAGGTGGCCGACCAGGACGACGAACTGGAACTCAGCGCGCCAGAGGGCGTGACGGTCACGTGGGTGTACCGCGGCGGCCGGGCGGACCTGGTGTCCGACGAAAAGGCCGGCGACAACGCGCCGCTGATCGACGCGGTCAAGAGCGCGTCGTGGCTGCCCGGGCAGGCCCAGGTGTTCATCCACGGCGAGGCGCAGGCCGTGATGCACAACCTGCGGCCCTACATCCGCAAGGAACGGGAGGTCCCGGCGAAGTGGGCGTCCTCGATCTCCGGTTATTGGCGGCGCGGCCGCACGGAGGAGACCTTCCGGCAATGGAAACGTGAACTCGCCGAGGCCGAAGCGGCCCAACCCGCCGGGGATCTGCCACGGTAG
- the dprA gene encoding DNA-processing protein DprA, with protein sequence MIAEEQRAWAYLSRVTEPPCPQLGALVDECGPVRAAELVRRGEVPDRLRDVTAARRDLDCAAADLELLARRGGRLITADDEEWPQLAFTGFGATAMRDRPRGSVPLVLWAVGPARLDEVAWRSAAIVGTRAATSYGEHVASDWAAALVEREVAVVSGGAYGIDGAAHRAALAGSGTTVAVLAGGIDVLYPAGHSALLHRIATSGLLVSEYPPGVRPARHRFLTRNRLVAAISGATVVVEAGLRSGAANTAAWAAAMGRVVCAVPGPVTSTASAGCHQLLRRGAELVTRPQEVLEIVGRMGELADDPQHPVSPLDDLSDVERTVYEALPGRGGATLGQIAVAAAMPAQQVLGPLTMLEIAGLIEQRDGQWRIARLQRKPTSGADRSV encoded by the coding sequence ATGATCGCCGAAGAGCAGCGGGCCTGGGCGTATCTGTCCCGGGTGACCGAGCCGCCGTGCCCACAGCTGGGTGCGTTGGTGGACGAATGCGGTCCGGTGCGGGCGGCCGAGCTGGTGCGCCGCGGGGAGGTGCCCGACAGGCTGCGGGACGTGACAGCGGCGCGGCGCGACCTCGACTGTGCGGCAGCCGATCTCGAGCTGTTGGCGCGCCGGGGCGGACGGCTGATCACCGCCGACGACGAAGAGTGGCCGCAATTGGCCTTCACCGGGTTCGGCGCGACGGCGATGCGCGACCGGCCCCGTGGCAGCGTGCCGCTGGTGCTGTGGGCGGTGGGCCCGGCGCGCCTCGACGAGGTCGCGTGGCGGTCGGCGGCCATCGTCGGGACCCGGGCCGCGACTTCCTACGGCGAGCATGTGGCCTCCGATTGGGCCGCCGCTCTGGTGGAGCGCGAGGTGGCCGTGGTCTCCGGCGGGGCGTACGGCATCGACGGTGCCGCGCACCGCGCCGCGTTGGCCGGGTCCGGCACCACGGTCGCGGTGCTGGCCGGCGGGATCGACGTGCTCTACCCGGCGGGGCATTCGGCGCTGCTGCACCGCATCGCCACCTCCGGTCTGCTGGTGTCGGAGTACCCACCGGGGGTGCGCCCGGCCCGGCACCGGTTCCTCACCCGAAATCGACTGGTGGCGGCGATTTCTGGTGCGACGGTAGTGGTGGAGGCGGGACTGCGCAGCGGTGCGGCCAACACCGCGGCCTGGGCGGCGGCGATGGGGCGGGTGGTGTGTGCGGTGCCGGGGCCGGTGACCTCGACGGCCTCGGCGGGCTGCCACCAGTTGCTGCGCCGCGGCGCCGAACTGGTGACCCGCCCGCAGGAGGTGTTGGAGATCGTCGGGCGGATGGGTGAATTGGCCGACGACCCGCAGCATCCGGTGTCCCCGCTGGACGACCTGTCCGACGTCGAGCGCACGGTGTACGAGGCGCTGCCCGGCCGCGGCGGGGCCACCTTGGGGCAGATCGCGGTGGCCGCCGCGATGCCCGCCCAGCAGGTCCTGGGACCGCTGACCATGCTGGAGATCGCCGGGCTGATCGAACAGCGCGACGGCCAGTGGCGGATCGCGCGTCTCCAACGCAAGCCCACTTCCGGCGCGGATCGCTCCGTATAG
- a CDS encoding YifB family Mg chelatase-like AAA ATPase: MALGRAYSVAVNGLAGELVEIEADITSGLPGVHLVGLPDTAVQEARDRVRSAVTNSGNQWPMSRLTLALSPATLPKMGSVYDIALASAVLSATRKKSWPHLDRTILLGELALDGRVRPVRGVLPAVLAARREEWPAVVVPLANLPEASLVDGIEVLGVRSLRQLQAWLSGKGRLAERVTVGSAEHEAEADLTDVVGQTQARYAVEVAAAGGHNLILTGPPGIGKTMLAQRLPGLLPPLSADEALEVTAIHSVSGLLSEETPLITRPPFVAPHHTSTVAALVGGGVGYARPGAVSHAHRGVLFLDECAEIGVSVMEALRTPMEEGEIRLARRDGVARYPARFQLVLAANLCPCAPADPQECICPGAVRRRYLGKLSGPLLDRVDLRVQMQPVRSGALGEEAGETSEAVRARVAAAREAAAQRWSVVGVRTNAEVPGPVLRRGFRPSRAAMAPLRSALDRGMLSVRGADRTLRVAWSLCDLAGRTSPGIEDISTALGFRQAGVVR, translated from the coding sequence ATGGCGCTGGGGCGCGCGTACTCGGTGGCGGTCAACGGCCTGGCCGGCGAGTTGGTGGAGATCGAGGCCGACATCACCTCCGGACTTCCCGGCGTGCACCTGGTGGGCTTGCCGGACACCGCCGTGCAGGAGGCCCGCGACCGCGTCCGATCGGCGGTCACCAACAGCGGCAACCAGTGGCCGATGTCGCGGCTGACGCTGGCCTTGTCGCCGGCGACGCTGCCGAAGATGGGCAGCGTCTACGACATCGCCCTGGCGAGCGCGGTGCTGTCGGCCACCCGCAAGAAGTCGTGGCCGCACCTGGACCGCACCATCCTGCTCGGTGAGCTGGCCCTGGACGGGCGGGTCCGGCCGGTGCGCGGCGTGCTGCCGGCGGTGCTGGCCGCCCGGCGCGAGGAGTGGCCGGCGGTGGTGGTGCCACTGGCGAACCTGCCCGAGGCCAGTCTGGTGGACGGCATCGAGGTGCTCGGCGTGCGGTCGCTGCGCCAGTTGCAGGCCTGGCTGTCCGGCAAGGGGCGCCTGGCCGAGCGGGTGACCGTGGGCAGCGCGGAGCACGAGGCCGAGGCCGACCTGACCGATGTGGTGGGGCAGACCCAGGCGCGCTACGCCGTCGAGGTGGCCGCCGCCGGCGGCCACAATCTGATTCTCACCGGTCCGCCGGGGATCGGCAAAACGATGCTCGCGCAACGACTTCCGGGACTGCTGCCGCCGCTGTCCGCCGACGAGGCCCTCGAGGTGACCGCCATCCATTCGGTGTCCGGGCTGCTCTCGGAGGAGACACCGCTGATCACCCGCCCGCCGTTCGTGGCTCCGCACCACACCTCCACCGTGGCCGCGCTCGTCGGCGGCGGCGTGGGCTATGCGCGTCCCGGAGCGGTCAGCCACGCCCATCGCGGGGTGCTGTTCCTCGACGAATGCGCGGAGATCGGGGTCAGCGTCATGGAGGCGCTGCGGACCCCGATGGAAGAAGGGGAGATCCGACTGGCGCGGCGTGACGGCGTGGCCCGGTACCCGGCGCGGTTCCAGCTGGTGCTGGCGGCGAATCTGTGTCCCTGCGCCCCCGCTGATCCGCAGGAGTGCATCTGTCCCGGCGCGGTGCGGCGGCGCTACCTGGGTAAGTTGTCGGGGCCCCTGCTCGACCGGGTCGACCTGCGGGTGCAGATGCAACCGGTGCGCTCCGGCGCACTCGGCGAGGAGGCCGGCGAGACCTCCGAGGCGGTACGCGCCCGGGTGGCCGCCGCCCGCGAGGCGGCCGCACAGCGCTGGAGTGTCGTCGGGGTGCGGACCAACGCCGAGGTGCCGGGGCCGGTGCTGCGGCGCGGATTCCGGCCGAGCCGCGCCGCCATGGCGCCGCTGCGCAGCGCCCTGGACCGCGGGATGCTCAGCGTTCGCGGGGCCGACCGCACGCTGCGGGTGGCGTGGTCGCTGTGCGACCTCGCCGGTCGCACCTCGCCCGGCATCGAGGACATCTCGACGGCGCTGGGCTTTCGGCAGGCGGGCGTGGTCCGATGA
- a CDS encoding YraN family protein — protein sequence MTTWTRAQVGALGEQRAVEHLQGLGLRILARNWRCRWGELDVIALESDSDTVVFVEVKTRTGDGYGGLAEAVPPDKVRRLRRLAGVWLAGQDRRYAGLRIDVIGVRIGRRRDPEISHLQGVA from the coding sequence ATGACGACGTGGACACGGGCGCAGGTGGGGGCACTGGGGGAACAGCGGGCCGTCGAGCATCTGCAGGGACTCGGCCTGCGGATCCTGGCGCGTAACTGGCGGTGCCGCTGGGGTGAACTCGATGTCATCGCCCTCGAGAGCGATTCCGACACAGTGGTTTTCGTGGAGGTCAAGACCCGCACCGGCGACGGATACGGCGGGCTGGCCGAGGCGGTGCCGCCGGACAAGGTGCGACGGCTGCGCCGGCTGGCCGGAGTGTGGCTGGCGGGCCAGGACCGCCGCTACGCCGGGTTGCGCATCGACGTCATCGGGGTCCGGATCGGGCGGCGCCGCGATCCGGAAATCAGCCACCTGCAGGGGGTGGCGTGA
- a CDS encoding DUF6188 family protein produces the protein MLTQWIEQCTVQRVSLHGGLVLNLDDYNELVISRPMRLTVPPVGGFPEEEVLIDPNNVPAPQRALLDLAGAVCTQAQCDDEGCLHLSFSRGHRIDVEPDDQATSWELYGKYHGYMACLPRGRVRVVRHDVDDEAVDPGPTVHNPGR, from the coding sequence ATGCTCACGCAATGGATCGAGCAGTGCACTGTCCAGCGGGTGTCACTGCACGGCGGTCTGGTCCTCAACCTCGACGATTACAACGAACTGGTGATATCCCGGCCGATGCGGCTGACGGTGCCTCCGGTGGGCGGCTTCCCCGAGGAAGAGGTGCTGATCGACCCGAACAACGTGCCCGCGCCGCAGCGGGCGCTGCTGGATCTGGCGGGGGCGGTCTGCACCCAAGCCCAGTGCGACGACGAGGGTTGTCTGCACCTGAGCTTCTCCCGGGGCCACCGCATCGACGTCGAGCCCGATGACCAGGCAACCTCGTGGGAGCTCTACGGCAAGTACCACGGCTACATGGCCTGCCTGCCGCGCGGCCGGGTGCGCGTGGTCCGCCACGACGTCGACGACGAGGCTGTGGATCCGGGTCCGACTGTGCACAACCCTGGCCGCTGA
- a CDS encoding DUF2469 domain-containing protein: MSAEDLEKYETEMELSLYREYKDIVGQFSYVVETERRFYLANSVELIPRNADGEVYFELRLADAWVWDMYRPARFVKQVRVITFKDVNIEEVEKPELRLPE; the protein is encoded by the coding sequence ATGAGTGCTGAAGATCTCGAGAAGTACGAAACCGAGATGGAGCTCTCGCTGTACCGCGAGTACAAGGACATCGTCGGTCAGTTCAGCTACGTGGTGGAGACCGAGCGGCGGTTCTACCTGGCCAACAGCGTCGAGCTGATCCCGCGCAACGCCGACGGCGAGGTGTACTTCGAGCTGCGGCTGGCCGACGCCTGGGTGTGGGACATGTACCGGCCGGCCCGCTTCGTCAAGCAGGTCCGGGTGATCACGTTCAAGGACGTCAACATCGAAGAGGTCGAGAAGCCCGAGCTGCGGCTGCCCGAGTAA
- a CDS encoding ribonuclease HII: MTTVWPPRTIIRKSSGMRTLESALYRSGLGPVAGVDEVGRGACAGPLVVAACVLGPNRRESLSLLDDSKKLTEKQREELFPLIRRYALAFHVVFIDSTEVDRRGVHVANIEGMRRAVAGLAVRPGYVLSDGFRVPGLPVPSLPVVGGDAAAACIAAASVLAKVSRDRLMVEMDSEYPGYGFAEHKGYSTPAHSAALAALGPSRQHRYSFINVRRLAAPCEPGNIDGTREGLRIR, translated from the coding sequence GTGACCACCGTCTGGCCGCCGCGCACGATCATCCGCAAGTCCTCCGGGATGCGCACCCTGGAATCCGCGCTGTACCGCAGCGGGCTGGGCCCGGTGGCCGGCGTCGACGAGGTCGGCCGCGGCGCGTGCGCCGGACCGCTGGTGGTGGCCGCGTGCGTGTTGGGGCCCAATCGCCGGGAATCGCTGTCGCTGCTCGACGACTCCAAGAAGCTCACCGAGAAGCAGCGCGAAGAACTCTTCCCGCTGATCCGCAGGTACGCCTTGGCATTTCACGTCGTGTTCATCGACTCGACCGAGGTGGACCGGCGCGGTGTGCACGTGGCCAACATCGAGGGGATGCGACGGGCGGTGGCGGGGCTGGCGGTGCGGCCCGGCTACGTGCTCTCCGACGGCTTCCGGGTTCCGGGTCTGCCGGTGCCATCGCTGCCGGTGGTGGGTGGGGACGCCGCGGCGGCCTGCATCGCGGCGGCGAGCGTGCTGGCCAAGGTCAGCCGGGACCGCCTGATGGTCGAGATGGATTCGGAGTATCCCGGTTACGGATTCGCCGAGCACAAGGGATACAGCACCCCGGCCCACAGCGCGGCGCTGGCCGCGCTGGGGCCGAGCCGCCAGCACCGGTATTCGTTCATCAACGTGCGCCGACTGGCCGCGCCATGCGAGCCTGGGAACATCGATGGGACACGAGAAGGACTGCGAATCAGATGA
- the lepB gene encoding signal peptidase I — protein sequence MTDTEDSAEPSRQAPPPSEDGSAEKTKKHSALREAAILIVIALVLYYVMLTFVARPYLIPSESMEPTLHGCPGCVGDRIMVEKISYRFTDPRPGDVVVFKGPPSWNVGYKSIRSDNTAIRWMQDALSVIGFVPPDQNDLVKRVIAVGGQTVQCRAETGLTVDDKPLNETYLDPETMNADPAIYPCLGNEFGPVTVPAERLWVMGDNRTHSADSRSHCTSTPEDAQKGLICTGDPMNGTIPVENVIGKAQFIAWPPSRWGGVNSDNPQQGG from the coding sequence GTGACCGACACCGAGGACTCGGCCGAACCTTCGCGGCAGGCCCCGCCCCCTTCCGAGGACGGGAGCGCGGAGAAAACCAAAAAGCACTCCGCCCTCCGCGAAGCCGCGATCCTGATCGTGATCGCGCTTGTTCTCTACTACGTCATGCTGACGTTCGTCGCGCGGCCCTACCTGATTCCCTCGGAATCGATGGAGCCGACGCTGCACGGCTGCCCGGGGTGCGTGGGCGACCGGATCATGGTCGAAAAGATCTCCTATCGGTTCACCGACCCGCGGCCCGGCGACGTGGTGGTGTTCAAGGGGCCGCCGTCGTGGAACGTCGGATACAAGTCGATCCGTTCGGACAACACTGCGATCCGCTGGATGCAGGACGCGTTGTCGGTGATCGGCTTCGTCCCGCCCGACCAGAACGATCTGGTGAAGCGCGTGATCGCGGTCGGCGGCCAAACCGTGCAATGCCGGGCCGAGACCGGCCTGACCGTCGATGACAAGCCGCTGAACGAGACGTACCTGGACCCCGAGACCATGAACGCCGATCCGGCGATCTACCCCTGCCTGGGCAACGAGTTCGGTCCGGTGACGGTGCCCGCCGAGCGGCTGTGGGTGATGGGGGACAACCGGACGCACTCGGCGGATTCCCGCTCGCACTGCACCAGCACCCCCGAGGACGCCCAGAAGGGGCTGATCTGTACGGGTGATCCGATGAACGGGACCATCCCGGTGGAGAACGTCATCGGTAAGGCGCAGTTCATCGCCTGGCCGCCGTCGCGGTGGGGCGGGGTGAACTCGGACAACCCGCAGCAAGGCGGTTAG
- the rplS gene encoding 50S ribosomal protein L19, whose protein sequence is MNTLDFVDQASLRDDIPPFGAGDTVNVHVKVIEGTKERIQVFKGVVIRRQGGGVRETFTVRKESYGVGVERTFPIHSPNVDRIEVLTRGDVRRAKLYYLRELRGKKAKIKEKR, encoded by the coding sequence ATGAACACGCTGGACTTCGTCGACCAGGCGTCGCTGCGCGACGACATCCCGCCCTTCGGCGCCGGCGACACCGTGAACGTGCACGTGAAGGTCATCGAGGGCACCAAGGAACGCATCCAGGTCTTCAAGGGCGTGGTCATCCGCCGGCAGGGCGGTGGTGTCCGTGAGACCTTCACCGTCCGCAAGGAGAGCTACGGCGTCGGCGTGGAGCGCACCTTCCCGATCCACTCGCCCAACGTCGACCGCATCGAGGTGCTGACCCGTGGCGACGTGCGCCGGGCCAAGCTGTACTACCTGCGCGAACTGCGCGGCAAGAAGGCCAAGATCAAGGAGAAGCGCTGA
- the trmD gene encoding tRNA (guanosine(37)-N1)-methyltransferase TrmD: MRIDVITIFPDYLLPLRQALPGKAIEAGIVDLGVHDLRRWTHDVHRSVDDSPYGGGPGMVMKAPVWGAALDEICSEETLLVVPTPAGKLFDQATAARLGDERHLVFACGRYEGIDQRVVEDAARRMRVEELSIGDYVLAGGESAALVMIEAIVRLLPDVLGNPASHQEDSHSDGLLEGPSYTRPPSWRGLDVPEILLSGDHAKIAAWRREQSLQRTRERRPDLLD, encoded by the coding sequence ATGCGGATTGATGTCATCACCATCTTCCCGGACTACCTGCTGCCCCTGCGGCAGGCGTTGCCGGGTAAGGCGATCGAGGCCGGAATCGTCGATCTCGGCGTGCACGACCTGCGGCGCTGGACCCACGATGTGCACCGGTCCGTCGACGACTCGCCGTACGGGGGCGGCCCCGGCATGGTGATGAAGGCCCCGGTGTGGGGCGCGGCGCTTGACGAGATTTGCTCCGAGGAAACGCTTCTGGTGGTCCCGACGCCCGCCGGCAAGCTGTTCGACCAGGCCACCGCGGCCCGGCTGGGTGACGAGCGGCACCTGGTGTTCGCGTGCGGCCGCTACGAGGGCATCGACCAACGGGTGGTCGAGGACGCCGCGCGGCGGATGCGGGTCGAGGAACTGTCGATCGGTGACTACGTGTTGGCCGGCGGCGAGTCCGCGGCCCTGGTGATGATCGAGGCCATCGTGCGGCTGCTGCCCGACGTGTTGGGCAATCCCGCGTCACACCAAGAGGATTCGCACTCCGACGGCCTGCTCGAGGGTCCCAGCTACACCCGGCCGCCGAGTTGGCGCGGCCTGGACGTGCCCGAGATCCTGCTCTCCGGTGACCACGCGAAGATCGCCGCCTGGCGCCGCGAACAGTCCCTGCAGCGCACCCGGGAGCGTCGCCCGGACCTGCTGGACTGA
- the rimM gene encoding ribosome maturation factor RimM (Essential for efficient processing of 16S rRNA) has protein sequence MELVVGRVAKAHGITGEVVVDVRTDDPEARFAPGNTLRGRASRGSASATYTVESARWHGNRLLVRLAGVDDRNAAEALRGTLFVVDSAELPPIEEPDEYYDHQLENLAVRTVGGVEIGTVAEVLHTAGGELLSVKTPAGAEILVPFVTAIVPTVSLADGVIEVDPPDGLLDLE, from the coding sequence ATGGAGCTGGTTGTCGGCCGGGTCGCCAAGGCCCACGGCATTACGGGCGAGGTTGTCGTCGACGTCCGCACCGATGACCCGGAGGCGCGGTTTGCTCCGGGGAACACCTTGCGGGGCAGGGCCTCTCGGGGCTCGGCCAGTGCAACCTACACCGTCGAATCGGCACGCTGGCACGGCAATCGACTGCTGGTCCGGCTGGCCGGCGTCGACGACCGCAACGCCGCCGAGGCGCTGCGCGGAACCCTGTTCGTGGTGGACTCCGCGGAGTTGCCGCCCATCGAGGAACCCGACGAGTACTACGACCACCAACTCGAGAACCTCGCGGTGCGGACGGTCGGCGGCGTCGAGATCGGTACGGTCGCCGAGGTTCTGCACACCGCGGGCGGTGAGTTGCTGAGCGTGAAGACCCCGGCCGGGGCCGAGATCCTGGTGCCGTTCGTGACCGCGATCGTGCCGACGGTGTCCCTGGCCGACGGGGTCATCGAGGTCGACCCGCCGGACGGTCTGCTGGACCTGGAGTAG
- a CDS encoding RNA-binding protein, with product MSTVVVDAVEHLVRGIVDNPEDVRVDMVTSRRGRTVEVHVHPDDLGKVIGRGGRTATALRTLVAGIGGRGIRVDVVDTDQ from the coding sequence ATGAGCACGGTCGTCGTCGACGCCGTTGAGCACCTGGTGCGCGGAATCGTCGACAACCCCGAGGACGTTCGCGTCGACATGGTCACCTCTCGCCGTGGTCGCACCGTCGAGGTGCACGTCCACCCGGACGATCTCGGCAAGGTGATCGGCCGGGGCGGACGCACCGCGACCGCCCTGCGCACCCTGGTCGCCGGTATCGGCGGTCGCGGTATCCGCGTCGACGTGGTGGACACCGACCAGTAG